One Myotis daubentonii chromosome 17, mMyoDau2.1, whole genome shotgun sequence genomic window, CTGGCCCTGGTGCCCACCCTCTCCTGGCCCCAGCTGTTTGTGTTCCTGGCTGCCATCTACTGGCTGGCTGCTGCTCTGGCTTGGTCTACACCCGCCCTGCAACAACTGCCCTCGCCTCAGCCCTCAgaactccccccacacaccctgcaCCTTCTGCAGGACTTGCTAGCTGTGTCCGGGACCCTGTGGACCGCCGGCTTTGTGCTCACTTACAAGCTGGGTGAGTGAGGGCTTGAGTCAGGCaatagcaggggtggggacctCCAGGTGGGTCCCCAGGAACCCAGGAACACCTGGCAGGGCCACCCTCTTTCTGGGGTATGCCCAACAGTGGGGCTTTATGTTGTGCCACTGAGCTCCAGCCACAATCCCTGGGTCCTGCTGATGCCTTTTCTACCATCAGCACCAGAGGCAGGGTAGCAGCCGGCTGGGGAGCATGACCAAGGTCCCAGGTGGAAAAGGGAGGCGGTTGTACTCCTACTCATGTTCTCCCCACAGGTGAGCAGGGTGCCAGCAGCCTGTTCCCCCTCCTCTGGCTGGACCGAGGCCTCTCCGCCCCGGAGCTGGGGCTGTGGAACAGTGTGGGTGCCATGGCCTGCTCCATTGCTGGCTCGTCCCTGGGTGGGGCCCTGCTGTCCGGACACTGGTGAGCCTTCTCAGCCTgtcccactcacctgctcacccccaatctCCCAAAACCCCTGACCTGCCCAgtctccccaccccaggaagctGCTTCCCCTGCTGAGGTCAGTACTTCAGTTCCGTCTCGGAGGCCTTGCCTGCCAGACCACTCTACTCTTCTACTTGGACGCCCCGTGGGCCAGGCTGGACCCTGGCACAGTCCTGAGAGGTGAGGGGCTGGGCATTGGGCATGGGGAAGAACACTGCACATCCTGGGCCCTGCTGACTTTGGTCCTCCCAGGGGCAGTCTTGCTCAGCCTGTGTCTGCAGCACTTCTTGGGGGGCCTGGTCACAACTGCCACCTTCACTCTGATGATGTGCTGCAGCCAGCTGGCACCCAGTGCCTTGCAGGTGAGGGGTCATGGCCAGGACACCAAGGGGATGCAGGGCTGAGTTCCAAGCAAGTCCTAACCgtccccgtccccccacccccctccccaccccggcaGGCCACACACTACAGCCTCCTGGCCACACTGGAGCTGCTGGGGAAGCTGCTGCTGGGCACACTGGCTGGAGCCCTGGCCGACAGCCTGGGCCTGCACCTCTGTTTCTCGCTCTTCCTTGCTCTCTCAGCCATACCCATTCTGTACCTGAGCCTGGcacccagagccctggcctgAGCTGGGTGGTTAAGACGAGTCAGTAAAGCCAAGTGTGACCGACCGGCCTGCTTGTGTCTGTCTGGGATGCGTGGTGCTCAAGGCTGCCCAAACTGTGGCACCGCCCCACCGAAAAGGAGGGTCCCTGCAACAACTCCAGCGTCTTCTATTTTGTATTTTGGGGCCTCCTTGTGCCCACATCCGGGCAGTAGGCTTTgtccaaggtcagccactgtcccAGCCACTGACAGCCCCTCGTCTTGGGTCTTGCACCTGCCACTCTCCCTGTGCCTGCCACACCTGTGTCGGACGTGGGGGACAGGGCCTGCTTGTGGCCGGGTGTCAGCGGCCCCACAGCAGGATCTCCTCGGTGGCCAGCTTGATCAGGGCGTGGAAGTTCAGGTGCAGGTACTTCCTCCAGAAGCGCCGGTCCCGTCCATACACCTGGGCTGGAAAGCAGGGGCTTCCTGCGGTGGAATGGGGTACATGGCCCTGAGGACTGTCAACTGGGTTTAGCCACCTGCCCACCCGGTGGGGCTGAGCCGCCCAGGCCCTCACCGATGCCATGAAAGATGCGGGCCACAGCCCTgcctgagaactgctgctctggcCACGAGGACAGGAAGTGGCGGACGTCCCTTCGGATCTGGTCCTCCCAGTCCTGGAGCTGAGAGGGTGGGAGCGAACCAGCACCTGAGCTTCCAGACCGCCAAGCTCCACGGCTGGAGGCTGGGCAGGAGGTGTGCACAGACGTTCGGCTGCCTGACCTTGCCCCGGGCCCAGGAGTGGCTAGCACTCACCTTGGCCTGTCCCGGCTCTgggccctgtgcttcctcctcaCCCCCTGGCCCCTCTTCCTCAAAGTAGTGGCTGAGCAGGGCCTTGAGCCGGGTGCTGCGGTCGTCGTCCGGCGTCTCCAAGCATGGCCCGCAGCTGGGGAAGGCTACGCTGGGGTGGGATGAGCTCGTCAGAGCcaccccctggggtgggggttggggaaccacgctctgcccacccacccccgcaCCTGTGAAAGGCCTGGAACATAAGGCGCAGACAGGCCAGGGCCTCCCGCTCTCTGGCCTGCACTCGGTCATGAAGGAAGCCACAGATCTCGTCCTTTTCCTGGGCGGTCAGGTCTCCAGGGCTGTGCAGGTAGAAGGCCAGCTCGCTGAACTCCACCAGCACCCCTGTGCCCCGAGGCACACCTGCCAGAGAGCGTGTCagatgggcaggtgggcaggcaggtggCAGGCAGGGCCAAGGGTGGGGGCGCACCTTTCCTGGGCTCCGGGTTCCACTGCAGTTGGTGGAGGGCCTTccgcacgggggccagctcccaGCCCATGGAGTCCACCAGCTCGACCACGTCAAACTCCACAGTGCTGCTTCCCCCACCTGTGTTCCCAGGCAGCTGCTGGGCCAAGCACGCAGCCAAGGGGACACACCTATGCCAGGGGAAGGTGTGAGCGATTGGTAGCCCAAGTCCTCTGTCCCTGTCACCATTCTGGGATAGGAGTGTGTTcacctgctggccagggcctggagctGGGTGGGGCCCCCAGGGCATCGCACGCAGCAGTGAGTGTAAGTGGGTGCCAGCAGCTCCAGCCAGTGCTGTGGGTGCAGCTCCAAGTAGCACAGAAGAGTCTCAATGACTGGAGGAAGAGCGGGGCTCAGGGGACATGGGAATGTGAGGTGCCCCCCAACACCTGCCCCAGTTCCTCACCCTCCTCAGGCATGTCCAGAGCCTGCACTGTCGGCTGCACTGGGAGTGCCCGCTTGTGGCCCGGGCACCGGGCTGTCTGCTCATGGCTGGGTTGCTTGGAGGAGCCTCCCTCCTGTCGCTCGCCTCCCTCCTGCTCAGGCCGCCGCCGGGCACAGGTGCAGGGCGGGAACGCACGCTGCACCAGCTTCTTCACAGCAAGGAAGTCGATGGCGTTGGCATGCACGTGTCTGCGCAGCTCCCGAAGGTCCTCGCCCTGCAGCAGGACGGCTGTGAGCGTGCGGCCGAGGcacggggggtgggagggagttcGAGCTGGTGGGCACCaacctggggctgcaggaagagGTGGCAGTGTGCAGGCTGCCCATCACGCCCAGCCCGGCCCACGGCCTGAATGTAGCTCTCAAAACTCGGGGGCAGCCCCAGGTGCAGAACAGCCCGCACATCGGGCCGGTCCAGTCCCATCCCAAAGGCCACTGTGGCCACGACCACCCGCAACCGGCCCTCCATGAAGGCCCGCTGCACCCGCCGCCGCTCCCGGCTGCACATGCCGGCATGGTAGGCTTCAGCCACAGCCGCCGGGGCCCGGCCTGCAGGAAAGACACAGATGGTTGGTGGGCCGTCTGCATGGGAAAGTCTGTGGGGCACAGCccgcccagcctcacctccaggcCCGGGAGCCCTGGCCTCGGGCAAACAGGTGCGCAGCAGAGCGGAGACCCGCTCGGTGTCCTCACGCCTGTTGCAGTAGACGATGACGGAGTCCAGGGTGCGGAAGCGGTCCCCCTGCAGCAGTGTCACCAGAGCCTGGCGAGGGACAGCGGTCAGTGTGGACAGTCGGGAAACAAAGCCTCCACCGGGTGTGTGCGTACCTACCTGGTCTGGGTCCctgtccatggacacagaaaggTGCAGGTTGGCAGGGATGGTGACCGGTCCCCTGAGGACACCCTCCTTGGCTATGCCCAGGTGCTCGGCCACGTCGAGAGTGGTGCTgcgtgtggctgtggctgtgagaCCCAGGAAGCAGCGCACGCCCAGGCTATCCCGCAGCACCTGTGCAGAGCCGGGTAGTAAGGATGCCCACTCCCCCCAGACCTACTCACCCATATTCAGGACAAGGCTCACCTTGCAGACACGTAGATAGCAGGGTCTGAAGTTGTGGGACCACTGAGAGAGGCAGTGGGCTTCGTCAATACAGACAAAGGCCACTGGGGGCAGCTGAGTGAGGCAGGCAGGGCTCCCGGTCCCAGCTCCAACCAATGCCTCGGGTGACAGCATCAGCACGTGCACCTGGCCTGCCTGAGCCTGTGAACAGCAAGGTCAGGACCACTGCCCAGGGCCCCGCCTGTCGCCCCCAAGGGTCTTGCTCTGGGAGGCCCCTCACCCTCTGCAGGGCGGAGTCTCGCTGCTTCCTTGTCATGCCCGAGTGTACACAAGCCGCCTTCAGGCCTCGGGGCAGGCCAGACACCTGCAGACACAGGAGCCAGTCTGTTGAAGGCCATCCAGCCCCGGCCTCCCCCAAATGCCTCTCCAAGTCGCTCAGCTCGACAGTGACTGCTGTATCCGCCCCAAGTCTCATGAGGAGAAAACACCCAGACTCTGGAACTAAGAGTTCGGAGCTGCCGCTGGGCCTGGGCTCAGGCACTGGGAACAAACAGGCCTCATCGAGGATGTCTCCTTTTAGGGGAGGTTCTGGCCAGCCATGTCCCTGCTGTCTTCAGGCCACTTCCAGGCTGAGGGCTGTGGACAGAGCTGGTGGGCCGAGAGCTGTTGGGACCCCCACAGCTCCAGGATGCCGGTGGGGTAAGAAGCAGCAGCCCAAAGGGACAGCAAAGCCTGGGGTGCCGGTGCGTGCCTTCCACCCACACCTGAGGGTCCTGTGTGTACTTGGCAGCTGTGCTGCTGGGCCTGTGCACACACCTGGTCGTCCATGagggacaggagaggagagatgaCCAGCGTGAGACAGGGGCTTCGCTGGGCGTAGAGCAGCGCAGGGAGTTGGTAGCACAGGGACTTGCCGGCACCGGTGGGCAGCACCAGCAGTGTGGACATGCCTGGACGGGAGCCAGGTCAGCAGTGAGGCTCTGCAGCCTGGCCTCAGCCCCGCCCCACTCCCCCCGCAACCATGCTCACCAGACAGGATTCGCATGACTGCGTGCTCCTGCCCAGGGCGGAAGGCTCGgtgccccagctgctccagggcctGCAACACCTCAACTGGCGTCGCTGTGTACACAGATGTGGGGTCAGCATGGCCGAGTCGCCCCCACCTTTCGGTAAAGGTCCTAGGCTGGTAGGCATCTGctcacctgccacctgccccaAGGGACCCGGCAGGTAGAGTGGCGGCACAGCTGGGGATGGGCAGGGTCCCCCAGGCACAGGTGCCTCCGCGGGCACTAGGAGCTCAGACCCAGCAGGATCTGTATCTCCCTCACCTGTGGGGGGTGGACAGGAGAGGGTGTTTGGGGAGCTCCAGGCTGGTCTGGCGTCATTCTAGCAAGAAGGCGGCTTCCACTCACCACggagctggctgcaggcagcgtGTGTCCTCTGAGCTACTGCCGCTAACGTGGGCAGCATCTGCCTATCCTCTTCGTCTCTGCCACCCTCCTCCTTGGGGACCCGGGTAGGTTTGGGGCCTGGGGTACAGAGTTAGGAGGGCTTTTTGCTTCAGTCAGACCCCAAAGAGCCCAACACCCTCTCCAAGCAGTGTTGGCCCAACACACCAGCACAGAAGCCTCACCTGGTCTGGGGCACTGGGACGCCCAGTGGCCGAGCTGCCCACACCGGAAGCAAGAATCCTTGACTGGGGCATTGGGCTGACCACCCCCCAGATGTTCcgccttcttcttccatttctgcttccatgcctggggtggggcacaAAGGAGGGTCACAAGGCGAGAggcaggaggggtgaggggagtgCCTGCCACAGCCTCACCTGCTTTCGGAGGAGTCTGCCACGCAGGGCAGGGCCCCGAACATAGCGTTTCTGCTTCAGGTTGAGCCGAACGTAATTACCCCTGTCCCGGACAGCTGGCCTAGAAGGGACATACAGGTGTGCCTTGCCCACAGCGGCCCCACCTTGGCCCAACTCAAGAGGACCCTGCTGGGAGGCTGCATTGCATTacctgggggctgaggggccgGTGAGGAGCTGCGCCTGCGTGGGCTCCCCTGGACACTCTCCTGCAGGCAGTACCGCCCCAGCTGCCTCTGGCGGGGAGCCTGCTCGGCTGCTGTGCTGATGGGCCTGGGCAGCAGCCGTCCCCTTTAGCTCCCCACTCTCTCTCCGCTTCTTGCCTTGACTGCTGCCCAGTAGGGGGTTCCCTGCACTGACCCCAGGTACCTTCGTAGCTGGAGCCTCTGAGCCCAGAAAAGGTGCctcagggcctgtgctggggccaGGACCAGAGGGAGAACCTGGAGTCAGGGGCGGTGGCTCCTCTGTACCCAGGACAGGCTGGCAGGCCTCGGAAGTCACCAGAAAACCTTGGGTCTCGTTGTGACACCTCTGTAGCCAGCCAGGATCGAGGGAGCCCAGCCGCAGGCTCAGGgactcctgcagctgctggagcCGGCCTGGCCTTagctgggccctggggagctggggcagCACCTCACTGACTTGTTCAGGAGACACGGGGTCGGCCCCTGCGGCTGGCAGCCCTGGGGCAggcacctggggtgggggtctTTGCGGAGGCCGGGGGATTCGGCGCAGGGCTGGCCCCGCCTGGAAAGAGGAGAACAGACACGCAAGCAGGAGTTCAGGCCCCGGGCTGCCAAAGATCCTGCCCGCCCCCTGCAGAGTCCCCGCCTGACCCCTCAGTGCGCTGGAATGGAAAGGGAGCTGAGCCCGGAAACGGACTGTGACCTCCTTTCAGAAGCCAGGCCGGGTAAGGGCGGGAGGCGTGTGCGCGCTGGTGCAGCAGGGGCACCTGTGGGGGGTGTCTGCTGGTCCAGCCCCTGGGCCGAGGGCAGTTCTGGACCCCGGGTGGACGTCTCCGTGGCCCTTGTCCTCACCTGCAGAGCGTCCTTCAGGTTTGCCTTGAGCCGCTTCCCATAGTCCGGCACAGACCCGCGAGGGCTCGGCGCGACAGCAGCGGGGAGGCTCTGGGTTACAGCCCGATTCAGGTGGGAGCCCCAGCAGCTGGGCTcgggcacctgcaggaggagaCAGTGGGGTCGGCAAGGCTGGTGTGGGGGACAGAGGTGTCTCCAGCCCCTCGCCCCAGTCCCTCCGAGACCGGGAGGGAGCcgggccctcccctcctccccccaaattcTGTGCCTCACGAGCTCCCCGCCACACAGAAAGCTGCGCCGGGAGGCTAGGGTACGGGGCCGCGGTACCTCCTCGGCCGCCTCCGGGAGCGCCTGCACGGGGCCGCGGGGTCCAGCGCCGCTGGCCGGACGCAGGGTCTCCTTCAGGGCGCGGTACTCCCGGTAGAGCGCTGGAGGCGGGTCAGGGGTTAGGGGTCAGGGTTCGGTGGTGCCCGCTCGGCTCCCTCACCCCTCGTGCCTCCACCCGGTGGCCCCGCCGCCCGGCGCTCACCGCGGGTCTCCTCGGGCGC contains:
- the MFSD3 gene encoding major facilitator superfamily domain-containing protein 3 → MRGKLLPLAGLYLVQGLPYGLQSGLLPLLLRAGGLSLTRVGLTKVLYAPWLFKLVWAPLVGTRGSPRAWLTVSTAALGLVCGLLAALPPAEGGQAELPVTVAGLLLLLNLGAAVQDVALDTLAMQLLEPAELGPGNTVQVVAYKLGSVLAGGGLLALVPTLSWPQLFVFLAAIYWLAAALAWSTPALQQLPSPQPSELPPHTLHLLQDLLAVSGTLWTAGFVLTYKLGEQGASSLFPLLWLDRGLSAPELGLWNSVGAMACSIAGSSLGGALLSGHWKLLPLLRSVLQFRLGGLACQTTLLFYLDAPWARLDPGTVLRGAVLLSLCLQHFLGGLVTTATFTLMMCCSQLAPSALQATHYSLLATLELLGKLLLGTLAGALADSLGLHLCFSLFLALSAIPILYLSLAPRALA
- the RECQL4 gene encoding LOW QUALITY PROTEIN: ATP-dependent DNA helicase Q4 (The sequence of the model RefSeq protein was modified relative to this genomic sequence to represent the inferred CDS: inserted 1 base in 1 codon), which encodes MRTRDEASPARAAAWVMGAWAGKGVWPDLTQNLSPEHSGSREALTPASAALCPWTNLARTMHPSPRKDRPTEHLSREETQAARVITGGGAPTPARRARRFPKAPRTKSWPQGGARPDPSSSWRVAPGPEPCSPRGDPRPLPPTAPPPVSCGRAGPGVHGPAQSLQAARAHRPRSSLRRRQHRPAPRAVMTLSTPIGRRSRTPGIGCPSFALAPTPRPRPRRVPIGCRPAAFSRRENRGAPSGGRARGRLAMERLREVRAHLQAWERAFRRQRGRRPVQEDVEAAPEETRALYREYRALKETLRPASGAGPRGPVQALPEAAEEVPEPSCWGSHLNRAVTQSLPAAVAPSPRGSVPDYGKRLKANLKDALQAGPALRRIPRPPQRPPPQVPAPGLPAAGADPVSPEQVSEVLPQLPRAQLRPGRLQQLQESLSLRLGSLDPGWLQRCHNETQGFLVTSEACQPVLGTEEPPPLTPGSPSGPGPSTGPEAPFLGSEAPATKVPGVSAGNPLLGSSQGKKRRESGELKGTAAAQAHQHSSRAGSPPEAAGAVLPAGECPGEPTQAQLLTGPSAPRPAVRDRGNYVRLNLKQKRYVRGPALRGRLLRKQAWKQKWKKKAEHLGGGQPNAPVKDSCFRCGQLGHWASQCPRPGPKPTRVPKEEGGRDEEDRQMLPTLAAVAQRTHAACSQLRGEGDTDPAGSELLVPAEAPVPGGPCPSPAVPPLYLPGPLGQVAATPVEVLQALEQLGHRAFRPGQEHAVMRILSGMSTLLVLPTGAGKSLCYQLPALLYAQRSPCLTLVISPLLSLMDDQVSGLPRGLKAACVHSGMTRKQRDSALQRAQAGQVHVLMLSPEALVGAGTGSPACLTQLPPVAFVCIDEAHCLSQWSHNFRPCYLRVCKVLRDSLGVRCFLGLTATATRSTTLDVAEHLGIAKEGVLRGPVTIPANLHLSVSMDRDPDQALVTLLQGDRFRTLDSVIVYCNRREDTERVSALLRTCLPEARAPGPGGRAPAAVAEAYHAGMCSRERRRVQRAFMEGRLRVVVATVAFGMGLDRPDVRAVLHLGLPPSFESYIQAVGRAGRDGQPAHCHLFLQPQGEDLRELRRHVHANAIDFLAVKKLVQRAFPPCTCARRRPEQEGGERQEGGSSKQPSHEQTARCPGHKRALPVQPTVQALDMPEEGEELGXGVGGHLTFPCPLSPALPPVIETLLCYLELHPQHWLELLAPTYTHCCVRCPGGPTQLQALASRCVPLAACLAQQLPGNTGGGSSTVEFDVVELVDSMGWELAPVRKALHQLQWNPEPRKGVPRGTGVLVEFSELAFYLHSPGDLTAQEKDEICGFLHDRVQAREREALACLRLMFQAFHSVAFPSCGPCLETPDDDRSTRLKALLSHYFEEEGPGGEEEAQGPEPGQAKLQDWEDQIRRDVRHFLSSWPEQQFSGRAVARIFHGIGSPCFPAQVYGRDRRFWRKYLHLNFHALIKLATEEILLWGR